In Lineus longissimus chromosome 13, tnLinLong1.2, whole genome shotgun sequence, one genomic interval encodes:
- the LOC135497744 gene encoding programmed cell death 6-interacting protein-like isoform X5, which translates to MATLLAIPLKTTNEVDLIKPLQKFITNTFEQLKAEDVSQALNDFNRQRNHVISKMVDRHESALEVLFKYYDQLCAIESKLPIAENQIRVEFKWTDAFATKGVFGGRKSLSMSSGAYEKVCVLYQIAAVQSQIAEAQNHDTDDGLKTSAKYYQQSSGIFEHLKDCVASIVPHPTMDLNRDTISALSALMLAQAQDCFFRKARKDHMKDAIIAKVAHQVSHLYQTAFQLLSMTSISQIWPKDWLAHVQGRVYAFHALAEYHQSVVAGAGASYGEQIARLKQANDLMNTAKSKAGQTFKFTNEDQAMKAALVAAEKDNNYIYHDKIPAFKTLTPVGKAVIAKSLPLSTPMSSDFRDHFEKIVPLAVHQASTIFENRRGELVNFEIGRLREATQLMNSVNASMNLPAAIEDLSGTQVPASVLEKSVKIKELGGVQTIETLMQELPELLGRNREILDECIRLLDDEQSSDDELRAKFKDQWTRAKSIDLTRPIRDEGQKYRSILDAAVQADHIVKDKFGKTRNGIVILGKNPRDLEASIPSASPVAALKDSPVVQTLRKLMDSVDALKAERDAIEHELKDKTFDMAGKFMSALSADGVVDQEVISEQELDRVYSPLRAQVQDSVHRQEALLAQIQQANNDFCQAKQSSGGATNRETILKDLAESYDAYCELKGNLEEGTKFYNDLTQLLLRYQNKIKDFCFARKTEKDDLMKDVQSAIANRPTDPPPTQPSYQQPPAKAMPPARPPPPKTQANAPQAPSQAPPQNSQAPQGYGAPAYQPYPYPTYTPPAMPSGYAPYGQYGQQTPQPGYGAPPGYGGYQQQPPQQNYGQQPPYQQQPYQQHPSAPYQQQWR; encoded by the exons ATGGCGACTTTACTTGCGATTCCCCTAAAAACTACCAACGAAGTTGACCTCATAAAACCACTTCAGAAGTTTATAACGAACACTTTTGAGCAACTAAAAGCAGAGGATGTTAGTCAAGCTTTAAATGACTTCAACAGACAGCGCAATCATGTCATCAGTAAGATGGTGGACCGCCATGAATCGGCGTTGGAAGTTCTGTTCAA GTACTATGATCAGCTCTGTGCCATCGAGTCTAAGTTGCCTATTGCTGAGAACCAg ATTCGGGTCGAGTTCAAATGGACAGATGCGTTTGCAACTAAAGGAGTGTTTGGAGGCAGAAAATCGCTAT CCATGTCATCTGGAGCGTATGAGAAAGTCTGCGTGTTGTATCAAATAGCTGCTGTCCAGAGTCAGATTGCTGAAGCACAGAATCACGACACCGATGATGGGCTCAAAACATCAGCAAAATATTATCAG CAATCGAGTGGCATATTTGAACATTTGAAAGACTGCGTTGCATCCATTGTTCCCCATCCAACGATGGACCTAAACAGGGATACGATCAGTGCCCTGAGTGCGCTGATGCTTGCCCAGGCCCAAGATTGTTTCTTTAGGAAAGCGAGAAAGG ATCACATGAAGGATGCCATCATTGCAAAGGTGGCACATCAGGTCAGCCACCTCTACCAGACGGCGTTCCAGTTGTTGAGTATGACCTCAATCAGTcagatctggccaaaggacTGGCTGGCTCACGTGCAGGGACGTGTTTATGCTTTTCACGCTTTGGCCGAATATCATCAAAGTGTAGTAGCTGGTGCGGGTGCGTCGTATGGAGAGCAAATTGCTAGATTGAAG CAAGCCAATGATTTGATGAACACTGCAAAATCCAAAGCTGGCCAGACATTCAAATTCACCAACGAGGATCAGGCCATGAAAGCAGCGCTGGTCGCAGCAGAGAAAGATAACAACTACATATACCATGATAAGATACCGGCATTTAAGACATTGACACCTGTCGGGAAGGCTGTGATTGCGAAATCTTTACCGTTGTCTACACCGATGAGTAGCGACTTCAGAG ATCATTTTGAGAAGATTGTCCCCCTGGCCGTTCATCAAGCATCCACTATATTTGAGAATAGGAGAGGAGAACTGGTTAACTTTGAGATTGGCAGACTCCGAGAAGCTACGCAACTTATGAACAG TGTGAATGCCTCAATGAATCTACCTGCGGCCATTGAGGATCTTTCAGGAACTCAAGTGCCAGCGTCAGTCCTTGAGAAGTCGGTCAAAATCAAGGAATTAGGAGGCGTTCAGACGATAGAAACACTTATGCAGGAGTTGCCTGAACTGCTGGGGAGGAATCGGGAAATCCTGGATGAG TGCATACGCCTGTTAGATGATGAACAAAGCTCCGATGATGAGCTCCGTGCCAAGTTCAAAGATCAGTGGACGCGAGCGAAATCTATCGATTTAACTCGACCAATCAGAGATGAGGGTCAGAAGTACCGGTCGATCCTTGATGCGGCCGTACAAGCTGATCACATCGTGAAAGATAAATTTGGAAAAACGAGAAATGGAATTGTAATTCTCGGCAAGAATCCT CGTGACCTAGAAGCCAGTATTCCTTCAGCTAGCCCTGTTGCTGCCTTAAAAGATTCACCAGTTGTTCAGACACTGCGCAAACTCATGGACAGTGTGGATGCACTGAAAGCCGAGAGAGACGCCATCGAACACGAACTCAAGGATAAGACATTTGATATGG CTGGAAAATTCATGTCCGCTCTGTCAGCAGATGGTGTCGTTGACCAAGAGGTGATCAGCGAGCAGGAGCTGGATCGTGTTTATAGTCCATTACGCGCACAAGTTCAAGATAGTGTCCACCGCCAGGAGGCGTTGCTAGCCCAGATCCAGCAGGCCAACAACGATTTCTGTCAGGCGAAACAGTCGAGTGGGGGCGCCACTAACAGGGAAACGATCTTAAAGGATTTGGCGGAATCTTATGATGCTTATTGTGAACTCAAGGGTAACTTGGAGGAGGGGACTAAG TTCTACAATGACCTAACTCAACTTCTGCTCCGATACCAAAACAAGATCAAAGATTTCTGCTTTGCTCGTAAGACGGAGAAAGACGACCTGATGAAAGATGTGCAGAGCGCTATTGCCAATCGGCCCACAGACCCTCCACCTACGCAGCCATCTTATCAACAGCCTCCAG CTAAGGCAATGCCCCCTGCCCGACCACCGCCACCTAAAACCCAGGCAAACGCCCCACAGGCACCATCACAGGCCCCACCTCAAAATAGTCAGGCGCCACAAGGATATG GTGCTCCAGCATACCAGCCCTACCCCTACCCTACATACACGCCCCCTGCAATGCCATCTGGATATGCCCCCTACGGACAATACGGTCAGCAAACGCCTCAGCCTGGCTATGGAGCCCCACCAGGTTATGGTGGATACCAACAGCAGCCTCCCCAGCAGAATTACGGTCAGCAGCCGCCTTATCAGCAGCAGCCGTACCAACAGCATCCGTCAGCTCCATATCAACAACAGTGGAGGTAA
- the LOC135497744 gene encoding programmed cell death 6-interacting protein-like isoform X7: MATLLAIPLKTTNEVDLIKPLQKFITNTFEQLKAEDVSQALNDFNRQRNHVISKMVDRHESALEVLFKYYDQLCAIESKLPIAENQIRVEFKWTDAFATKGVFGGRKSLSMSSGAYEKVCVLYQIAAVQSQIAEAQNHDTDDGLKTSAKYYQQSSGIFEHLKDCVASIVPHPTMDLNRDTISALSALMLAQAQDCFFRKARKDHMKDAIIAKVAHQVSHLYQTAFQLLSMTSISQIWPKDWLAHVQGRVYAFHALAEYHQSVVAGAGASYGEQIARLKQANDLMNTAKSKAGQTFKFTNEDQAMKAALVAAEKDNNYIYHDKIPAFKTLTPVGKAVIAKSLPLSTPMSSDFRDHFEKIVPLAVHQASTIFENRRGELVNFEIGRLREATQLMNSVNASMNLPAAIEDLSGTQVPASVLEKSVKIKELGGVQTIETLMQELPELLGRNREILDECIRLLDDEQSSDDELRAKFKDQWTRAKSIDLTRPIRDEGQKYRSILDAAVQADHIVKDKFGKTRNGIVILGKNPRDLEASIPSASPVAALKDSPVVQTLRKLMDSVDALKAERDAIEHELKDKTFDMAGKFMSALSADGVVDQEVISEQELDRVYSPLRAQVQDSVHRQEALLAQIQQANNDFCQAKQSSGGATNRETILKDLAESYDAYCELKGNLEEGTKFYNDLTQLLLRYQNKIKDFCFARKTEKDDLMKDVQSAIANRPTDPPPTQPSYQQPPGAATAPPGGPSSQPTQSQQPYAAYPGAPAYQPYPYPTYTPPAMPSGYAPYGQYGQQTPQPGYGAPPGYGGYQQQPPQQNYGQQPPYQQQPYQQHPSAPYQQQWR; this comes from the exons ATGGCGACTTTACTTGCGATTCCCCTAAAAACTACCAACGAAGTTGACCTCATAAAACCACTTCAGAAGTTTATAACGAACACTTTTGAGCAACTAAAAGCAGAGGATGTTAGTCAAGCTTTAAATGACTTCAACAGACAGCGCAATCATGTCATCAGTAAGATGGTGGACCGCCATGAATCGGCGTTGGAAGTTCTGTTCAA GTACTATGATCAGCTCTGTGCCATCGAGTCTAAGTTGCCTATTGCTGAGAACCAg ATTCGGGTCGAGTTCAAATGGACAGATGCGTTTGCAACTAAAGGAGTGTTTGGAGGCAGAAAATCGCTAT CCATGTCATCTGGAGCGTATGAGAAAGTCTGCGTGTTGTATCAAATAGCTGCTGTCCAGAGTCAGATTGCTGAAGCACAGAATCACGACACCGATGATGGGCTCAAAACATCAGCAAAATATTATCAG CAATCGAGTGGCATATTTGAACATTTGAAAGACTGCGTTGCATCCATTGTTCCCCATCCAACGATGGACCTAAACAGGGATACGATCAGTGCCCTGAGTGCGCTGATGCTTGCCCAGGCCCAAGATTGTTTCTTTAGGAAAGCGAGAAAGG ATCACATGAAGGATGCCATCATTGCAAAGGTGGCACATCAGGTCAGCCACCTCTACCAGACGGCGTTCCAGTTGTTGAGTATGACCTCAATCAGTcagatctggccaaaggacTGGCTGGCTCACGTGCAGGGACGTGTTTATGCTTTTCACGCTTTGGCCGAATATCATCAAAGTGTAGTAGCTGGTGCGGGTGCGTCGTATGGAGAGCAAATTGCTAGATTGAAG CAAGCCAATGATTTGATGAACACTGCAAAATCCAAAGCTGGCCAGACATTCAAATTCACCAACGAGGATCAGGCCATGAAAGCAGCGCTGGTCGCAGCAGAGAAAGATAACAACTACATATACCATGATAAGATACCGGCATTTAAGACATTGACACCTGTCGGGAAGGCTGTGATTGCGAAATCTTTACCGTTGTCTACACCGATGAGTAGCGACTTCAGAG ATCATTTTGAGAAGATTGTCCCCCTGGCCGTTCATCAAGCATCCACTATATTTGAGAATAGGAGAGGAGAACTGGTTAACTTTGAGATTGGCAGACTCCGAGAAGCTACGCAACTTATGAACAG TGTGAATGCCTCAATGAATCTACCTGCGGCCATTGAGGATCTTTCAGGAACTCAAGTGCCAGCGTCAGTCCTTGAGAAGTCGGTCAAAATCAAGGAATTAGGAGGCGTTCAGACGATAGAAACACTTATGCAGGAGTTGCCTGAACTGCTGGGGAGGAATCGGGAAATCCTGGATGAG TGCATACGCCTGTTAGATGATGAACAAAGCTCCGATGATGAGCTCCGTGCCAAGTTCAAAGATCAGTGGACGCGAGCGAAATCTATCGATTTAACTCGACCAATCAGAGATGAGGGTCAGAAGTACCGGTCGATCCTTGATGCGGCCGTACAAGCTGATCACATCGTGAAAGATAAATTTGGAAAAACGAGAAATGGAATTGTAATTCTCGGCAAGAATCCT CGTGACCTAGAAGCCAGTATTCCTTCAGCTAGCCCTGTTGCTGCCTTAAAAGATTCACCAGTTGTTCAGACACTGCGCAAACTCATGGACAGTGTGGATGCACTGAAAGCCGAGAGAGACGCCATCGAACACGAACTCAAGGATAAGACATTTGATATGG CTGGAAAATTCATGTCCGCTCTGTCAGCAGATGGTGTCGTTGACCAAGAGGTGATCAGCGAGCAGGAGCTGGATCGTGTTTATAGTCCATTACGCGCACAAGTTCAAGATAGTGTCCACCGCCAGGAGGCGTTGCTAGCCCAGATCCAGCAGGCCAACAACGATTTCTGTCAGGCGAAACAGTCGAGTGGGGGCGCCACTAACAGGGAAACGATCTTAAAGGATTTGGCGGAATCTTATGATGCTTATTGTGAACTCAAGGGTAACTTGGAGGAGGGGACTAAG TTCTACAATGACCTAACTCAACTTCTGCTCCGATACCAAAACAAGATCAAAGATTTCTGCTTTGCTCGTAAGACGGAGAAAGACGACCTGATGAAAGATGTGCAGAGCGCTATTGCCAATCGGCCCACAGACCCTCCACCTACGCAGCCATCTTATCAACAGCCTCCAG GAGCTGCAACAGCACCACCTGGAGGGCCATCGTCGCAACCAACACAGTCACAGCAGCCCTATGCGGCCTACCCAG GTGCTCCAGCATACCAGCCCTACCCCTACCCTACATACACGCCCCCTGCAATGCCATCTGGATATGCCCCCTACGGACAATACGGTCAGCAAACGCCTCAGCCTGGCTATGGAGCCCCACCAGGTTATGGTGGATACCAACAGCAGCCTCCCCAGCAGAATTACGGTCAGCAGCCGCCTTATCAGCAGCAGCCGTACCAACAGCATCCGTCAGCTCCATATCAACAACAGTGGAGGTAA
- the LOC135497744 gene encoding programmed cell death 6-interacting protein-like isoform X6, which produces MATLLAIPLKTTNEVDLIKPLQKFITNTFEQLKAEDVSQALNDFNRQRNHVISKMVDRHESALEVLFKYYDQLCAIESKLPIAENQIRVEFKWTDAFATKGVFGGRKSLSMSSGAYEKVCVLYQIAAVQSQIAEAQNHDTDDGLKTSAKYYQQSSGIFEHLKDCVASIVPHPTMDLNRDTISALSALMLAQAQDCFFRKARKDHMKDAIIAKVAHQVSHLYQTAFQLLSMTSISQIWPKDWLAHVQGRVYAFHALAEYHQSVVAGAGASYGEQIARLKQANDLMNTAKSKAGQTFKFTNEDQAMKAALVAAEKDNNYIYHDKIPAFKTLTPVGKAVIAKSLPLSTPMSSDFRDHFEKIVPLAVHQASTIFENRRGELVNFEIGRLREATQLMNSVNASMNLPAAIEDLSGTQVPASVLEKSVKIKELGGVQTIETLMQELPELLGRNREILDECIRLLDDEQSSDDELRAKFKDQWTRAKSIDLTRPIRDEGQKYRSILDAAVQADHIVKDKFGKTRNGIVILGKNPRDLEASIPSASPVAALKDSPVVQTLRKLMDSVDALKAERDAIEHELKDKTFDMAGKFMSALSADGVVDQEVISEQELDRVYSPLRAQVQDSVHRQEALLAQIQQANNDFCQAKQSSGGATNRETILKDLAESYDAYCELKGNLEEGTKFYNDLTQLLLRYQNKIKDFCFARKTEKDDLMKDVQSAIANRPTDPPPTQPSYQQPPGARPSAPEGYGAATAPPGGPSSQPTQSQQPYAAYPGAPAYQPYPYPTYTPPAMPSGYAPYGQYGQQTPQPGYGAPPGYGGYQQQPPQQNYGQQPPYQQQPYQQHPSAPYQQQWR; this is translated from the exons ATGGCGACTTTACTTGCGATTCCCCTAAAAACTACCAACGAAGTTGACCTCATAAAACCACTTCAGAAGTTTATAACGAACACTTTTGAGCAACTAAAAGCAGAGGATGTTAGTCAAGCTTTAAATGACTTCAACAGACAGCGCAATCATGTCATCAGTAAGATGGTGGACCGCCATGAATCGGCGTTGGAAGTTCTGTTCAA GTACTATGATCAGCTCTGTGCCATCGAGTCTAAGTTGCCTATTGCTGAGAACCAg ATTCGGGTCGAGTTCAAATGGACAGATGCGTTTGCAACTAAAGGAGTGTTTGGAGGCAGAAAATCGCTAT CCATGTCATCTGGAGCGTATGAGAAAGTCTGCGTGTTGTATCAAATAGCTGCTGTCCAGAGTCAGATTGCTGAAGCACAGAATCACGACACCGATGATGGGCTCAAAACATCAGCAAAATATTATCAG CAATCGAGTGGCATATTTGAACATTTGAAAGACTGCGTTGCATCCATTGTTCCCCATCCAACGATGGACCTAAACAGGGATACGATCAGTGCCCTGAGTGCGCTGATGCTTGCCCAGGCCCAAGATTGTTTCTTTAGGAAAGCGAGAAAGG ATCACATGAAGGATGCCATCATTGCAAAGGTGGCACATCAGGTCAGCCACCTCTACCAGACGGCGTTCCAGTTGTTGAGTATGACCTCAATCAGTcagatctggccaaaggacTGGCTGGCTCACGTGCAGGGACGTGTTTATGCTTTTCACGCTTTGGCCGAATATCATCAAAGTGTAGTAGCTGGTGCGGGTGCGTCGTATGGAGAGCAAATTGCTAGATTGAAG CAAGCCAATGATTTGATGAACACTGCAAAATCCAAAGCTGGCCAGACATTCAAATTCACCAACGAGGATCAGGCCATGAAAGCAGCGCTGGTCGCAGCAGAGAAAGATAACAACTACATATACCATGATAAGATACCGGCATTTAAGACATTGACACCTGTCGGGAAGGCTGTGATTGCGAAATCTTTACCGTTGTCTACACCGATGAGTAGCGACTTCAGAG ATCATTTTGAGAAGATTGTCCCCCTGGCCGTTCATCAAGCATCCACTATATTTGAGAATAGGAGAGGAGAACTGGTTAACTTTGAGATTGGCAGACTCCGAGAAGCTACGCAACTTATGAACAG TGTGAATGCCTCAATGAATCTACCTGCGGCCATTGAGGATCTTTCAGGAACTCAAGTGCCAGCGTCAGTCCTTGAGAAGTCGGTCAAAATCAAGGAATTAGGAGGCGTTCAGACGATAGAAACACTTATGCAGGAGTTGCCTGAACTGCTGGGGAGGAATCGGGAAATCCTGGATGAG TGCATACGCCTGTTAGATGATGAACAAAGCTCCGATGATGAGCTCCGTGCCAAGTTCAAAGATCAGTGGACGCGAGCGAAATCTATCGATTTAACTCGACCAATCAGAGATGAGGGTCAGAAGTACCGGTCGATCCTTGATGCGGCCGTACAAGCTGATCACATCGTGAAAGATAAATTTGGAAAAACGAGAAATGGAATTGTAATTCTCGGCAAGAATCCT CGTGACCTAGAAGCCAGTATTCCTTCAGCTAGCCCTGTTGCTGCCTTAAAAGATTCACCAGTTGTTCAGACACTGCGCAAACTCATGGACAGTGTGGATGCACTGAAAGCCGAGAGAGACGCCATCGAACACGAACTCAAGGATAAGACATTTGATATGG CTGGAAAATTCATGTCCGCTCTGTCAGCAGATGGTGTCGTTGACCAAGAGGTGATCAGCGAGCAGGAGCTGGATCGTGTTTATAGTCCATTACGCGCACAAGTTCAAGATAGTGTCCACCGCCAGGAGGCGTTGCTAGCCCAGATCCAGCAGGCCAACAACGATTTCTGTCAGGCGAAACAGTCGAGTGGGGGCGCCACTAACAGGGAAACGATCTTAAAGGATTTGGCGGAATCTTATGATGCTTATTGTGAACTCAAGGGTAACTTGGAGGAGGGGACTAAG TTCTACAATGACCTAACTCAACTTCTGCTCCGATACCAAAACAAGATCAAAGATTTCTGCTTTGCTCGTAAGACGGAGAAAGACGACCTGATGAAAGATGTGCAGAGCGCTATTGCCAATCGGCCCACAGACCCTCCACCTACGCAGCCATCTTATCAACAGCCTCCAG GCGCAAGGCCAAGTGCACCAGAAGGTTACG GAGCTGCAACAGCACCACCTGGAGGGCCATCGTCGCAACCAACACAGTCACAGCAGCCCTATGCGGCCTACCCAG GTGCTCCAGCATACCAGCCCTACCCCTACCCTACATACACGCCCCCTGCAATGCCATCTGGATATGCCCCCTACGGACAATACGGTCAGCAAACGCCTCAGCCTGGCTATGGAGCCCCACCAGGTTATGGTGGATACCAACAGCAGCCTCCCCAGCAGAATTACGGTCAGCAGCCGCCTTATCAGCAGCAGCCGTACCAACAGCATCCGTCAGCTCCATATCAACAACAGTGGAGGTAA
- the LOC135497744 gene encoding programmed cell death 6-interacting protein-like isoform X3 yields MATLLAIPLKTTNEVDLIKPLQKFITNTFEQLKAEDVSQALNDFNRQRNHVISKMVDRHESALEVLFKYYDQLCAIESKLPIAENQIRVEFKWTDAFATKGVFGGRKSLSMSSGAYEKVCVLYQIAAVQSQIAEAQNHDTDDGLKTSAKYYQQSSGIFEHLKDCVASIVPHPTMDLNRDTISALSALMLAQAQDCFFRKARKDHMKDAIIAKVAHQVSHLYQTAFQLLSMTSISQIWPKDWLAHVQGRVYAFHALAEYHQSVVAGAGASYGEQIARLKQANDLMNTAKSKAGQTFKFTNEDQAMKAALVAAEKDNNYIYHDKIPAFKTLTPVGKAVIAKSLPLSTPMSSDFRDHFEKIVPLAVHQASTIFENRRGELVNFEIGRLREATQLMNSVNASMNLPAAIEDLSGTQVPASVLEKSVKIKELGGVQTIETLMQELPELLGRNREILDECIRLLDDEQSSDDELRAKFKDQWTRAKSIDLTRPIRDEGQKYRSILDAAVQADHIVKDKFGKTRNGIVILGKNPRDLEASIPSASPVAALKDSPVVQTLRKLMDSVDALKAERDAIEHELKDKTFDMAGKFMSALSADGVVDQEVISEQELDRVYSPLRAQVQDSVHRQEALLAQIQQANNDFCQAKQSSGGATNRETILKDLAESYDAYCELKGNLEEGTKFYNDLTQLLLRYQNKIKDFCFARKTEKDDLMKDVQSAIANRPTDPPPTQPSYQQPPAKAMPPARPPPPKTQANAPQAPSQAPPQNSQAPQGYGARPSAPEGYGAPAYQPYPYPTYTPPAMPSGYAPYGQYGQQTPQPGYGAPPGYGGYQQQPPQQNYGQQPPYQQQPYQQHPSAPYQQQWR; encoded by the exons ATGGCGACTTTACTTGCGATTCCCCTAAAAACTACCAACGAAGTTGACCTCATAAAACCACTTCAGAAGTTTATAACGAACACTTTTGAGCAACTAAAAGCAGAGGATGTTAGTCAAGCTTTAAATGACTTCAACAGACAGCGCAATCATGTCATCAGTAAGATGGTGGACCGCCATGAATCGGCGTTGGAAGTTCTGTTCAA GTACTATGATCAGCTCTGTGCCATCGAGTCTAAGTTGCCTATTGCTGAGAACCAg ATTCGGGTCGAGTTCAAATGGACAGATGCGTTTGCAACTAAAGGAGTGTTTGGAGGCAGAAAATCGCTAT CCATGTCATCTGGAGCGTATGAGAAAGTCTGCGTGTTGTATCAAATAGCTGCTGTCCAGAGTCAGATTGCTGAAGCACAGAATCACGACACCGATGATGGGCTCAAAACATCAGCAAAATATTATCAG CAATCGAGTGGCATATTTGAACATTTGAAAGACTGCGTTGCATCCATTGTTCCCCATCCAACGATGGACCTAAACAGGGATACGATCAGTGCCCTGAGTGCGCTGATGCTTGCCCAGGCCCAAGATTGTTTCTTTAGGAAAGCGAGAAAGG ATCACATGAAGGATGCCATCATTGCAAAGGTGGCACATCAGGTCAGCCACCTCTACCAGACGGCGTTCCAGTTGTTGAGTATGACCTCAATCAGTcagatctggccaaaggacTGGCTGGCTCACGTGCAGGGACGTGTTTATGCTTTTCACGCTTTGGCCGAATATCATCAAAGTGTAGTAGCTGGTGCGGGTGCGTCGTATGGAGAGCAAATTGCTAGATTGAAG CAAGCCAATGATTTGATGAACACTGCAAAATCCAAAGCTGGCCAGACATTCAAATTCACCAACGAGGATCAGGCCATGAAAGCAGCGCTGGTCGCAGCAGAGAAAGATAACAACTACATATACCATGATAAGATACCGGCATTTAAGACATTGACACCTGTCGGGAAGGCTGTGATTGCGAAATCTTTACCGTTGTCTACACCGATGAGTAGCGACTTCAGAG ATCATTTTGAGAAGATTGTCCCCCTGGCCGTTCATCAAGCATCCACTATATTTGAGAATAGGAGAGGAGAACTGGTTAACTTTGAGATTGGCAGACTCCGAGAAGCTACGCAACTTATGAACAG TGTGAATGCCTCAATGAATCTACCTGCGGCCATTGAGGATCTTTCAGGAACTCAAGTGCCAGCGTCAGTCCTTGAGAAGTCGGTCAAAATCAAGGAATTAGGAGGCGTTCAGACGATAGAAACACTTATGCAGGAGTTGCCTGAACTGCTGGGGAGGAATCGGGAAATCCTGGATGAG TGCATACGCCTGTTAGATGATGAACAAAGCTCCGATGATGAGCTCCGTGCCAAGTTCAAAGATCAGTGGACGCGAGCGAAATCTATCGATTTAACTCGACCAATCAGAGATGAGGGTCAGAAGTACCGGTCGATCCTTGATGCGGCCGTACAAGCTGATCACATCGTGAAAGATAAATTTGGAAAAACGAGAAATGGAATTGTAATTCTCGGCAAGAATCCT CGTGACCTAGAAGCCAGTATTCCTTCAGCTAGCCCTGTTGCTGCCTTAAAAGATTCACCAGTTGTTCAGACACTGCGCAAACTCATGGACAGTGTGGATGCACTGAAAGCCGAGAGAGACGCCATCGAACACGAACTCAAGGATAAGACATTTGATATGG CTGGAAAATTCATGTCCGCTCTGTCAGCAGATGGTGTCGTTGACCAAGAGGTGATCAGCGAGCAGGAGCTGGATCGTGTTTATAGTCCATTACGCGCACAAGTTCAAGATAGTGTCCACCGCCAGGAGGCGTTGCTAGCCCAGATCCAGCAGGCCAACAACGATTTCTGTCAGGCGAAACAGTCGAGTGGGGGCGCCACTAACAGGGAAACGATCTTAAAGGATTTGGCGGAATCTTATGATGCTTATTGTGAACTCAAGGGTAACTTGGAGGAGGGGACTAAG TTCTACAATGACCTAACTCAACTTCTGCTCCGATACCAAAACAAGATCAAAGATTTCTGCTTTGCTCGTAAGACGGAGAAAGACGACCTGATGAAAGATGTGCAGAGCGCTATTGCCAATCGGCCCACAGACCCTCCACCTACGCAGCCATCTTATCAACAGCCTCCAG CTAAGGCAATGCCCCCTGCCCGACCACCGCCACCTAAAACCCAGGCAAACGCCCCACAGGCACCATCACAGGCCCCACCTCAAAATAGTCAGGCGCCACAAGGATATG GCGCAAGGCCAAGTGCACCAGAAGGTTACG GTGCTCCAGCATACCAGCCCTACCCCTACCCTACATACACGCCCCCTGCAATGCCATCTGGATATGCCCCCTACGGACAATACGGTCAGCAAACGCCTCAGCCTGGCTATGGAGCCCCACCAGGTTATGGTGGATACCAACAGCAGCCTCCCCAGCAGAATTACGGTCAGCAGCCGCCTTATCAGCAGCAGCCGTACCAACAGCATCCGTCAGCTCCATATCAACAACAGTGGAGGTAA